CTACCGTTATCGAAATGCCGACGAGGACGATTGTGTTGATTTCACCGACCTCGAGTCGGATGAGCGCTTCTACGACATTGCCGCGCCGACCCTGACGGCATCGGCCTTCACCCTCTCGGCGGACCCTAAGCAGGCTCAGGCCAGTGATACCGATTGTGATCCCATTCGAGTCACACACCAGGGCATCAGGACGCCAGATGCTTGCTGGTAAACGGGGCGGTTCGACGGGCTTTACGCTGATCGAACTGCTGATCACCATGGCGGTGGCGATCATCCTGGCCACCGTCGCGGTGCCCAGTTTCGTCGACATGATCAATCGCCAGCGCTTCGCGACGGAGTTCAACAGCGTGCTGATTGGCCTGAATCTGGCCAGGAGCGAGGCGATCAAGCGGCGTGAAGCGGTGAGCTATGTGGTCACCGAGGCAGGCGATAGCGATGCAGGCACCGGATGGCAATGGCAGGTACAGGATGGCGTTGGCGAGGTGATTCGCCAGGCCTCCGGTAGTGGCAAGATATCGCTGGATCTTGATTGGTTGGATTCTAGCGATACTCCTCCTACCAGCATTACCTTCAACTCGCTGGGGCGGGTCAAGGGCGGGGACTGTACTCCTCCCTGCCACATCTACTTGTTGAAAGACGAGTACGGCATCAGGATCAGCCGCTATGGGGCAACTGCTCGGCTTGGTACGCCACCCTAGCTCGAAAAAAGGAGGCTCATAATTGCCACGGATTTCATCGAGTGGTTCTTGTCATATGAAAGGCTTCACCTTGGTTGAGGCGTTGATCGCGCTGCTGGTGCTGTCCATCGGCCTGCTGGGGGTGGCCGGGATGCAGCTCAAGTCACTGCAGAGCGCTCATATCGGATATCAGCGTTCTGTGGCCACGCTTGCTGCGGTGGATGCCCAAGAGCGGGCATGGAAATACATGGCCGAAAGTGATAAGCGGTATTGTCCCGGTCAGGACTCAGAGGATGCGGGTGCCTTATCCAGTATACAGAGCGCGTGGAAGGCTGATTGGCTGACAGGGACAGGCGTGGTTCTTCGCGATGCTGGTAGCGTCTGGAAAGCTCTCGATGACTGTGAGTATGAAGCTGTCGTCAAGTGGGAAGAGAGCCGCGCGGAAGGTGATGGCAACTTCACATACAGTTTCCGTTTACCGAATCTGAATTGAGAAGAGAGTTTATGCGTAGCTCTAGTCGCAGGCAGTCAGGCTTCTCCTTAGTTGAGCTGATGATCGCCATGGTGATCGGCCTGATCATTGTGCTGGGCGCCGGGCAATTGTTTCTGGTGGGGGTGCAGAATTTCCGTCAGGTCGAGCTGTTGGGCAACAAGCAGGCCGCGCTGACCTTTTCCGCCGAGATGGTGGTGCGGGATATCCGCCGTGCCGACAACAGCACGATCAGCTGGGACGAGAGTGCTGATCCACACACCCTGAGCCTGGAATTCCTGTCCGTCTCCAATGCGGATGGCTGTAGTCCCGGTAAGAGCGTTAAACGTCACTACTATGTATCAGATGGTGCTGCCGTGAGCTCATTGGAAGGATGGTCGCTGATGCTGGATCAGCAGTGCGGCAGTGCGTCTGCTACAACAGAGCCTCTGGTGACCGGGTTTGCACCGAATGGCCAAGGTTTCGAAGTGGATGTGTCTCAAAAGGCTGATGGCATCTACACCTTGACCATTTGCCTGATTGCCGAGACGGGTGATACGGACTGCGACCTCGCCTCAGAGGGAATGACGTTCCATGCCGTGAATCGAGTGGCCGCCCTGGCCAAATAAGGTGCTGGGTGTGGTTGCCTTGTTGGAGTAAGACCATGAAACAGCAGAACGGAAGCGCACTGACGGTCATACTGGTGATGCTGGTGATGGCGCTAATGCTGGGGCTTTCCAGCATTCAATCCTCCTTGGTCGATGAGCGCATGGCGGGGAACTACAAGGCCTCGATTCAGGCCTATATGGGGGCGGAAAAGGCCGCAGCGGATGGGGTGCAATATGTCAATAATATCGCTAATTCTGTTGTTTTCGATAGCTATAACATTATGAACCTCCACTCGATAGACTGGGTTGAGTTCACAGAGGGTAAGGGGGAGGCCCTTCCGGCGGTTAATTCGAGCCATGGTGGTGCGTGTGACGCACAGGTCGAATGCTACTATCGCTTTTTTATGGATATGGGGGGCGAGAAGTATGTCGCCGCGATGGGGGCAGTGGTGGAGGGCGACAGGGTGATCGCCGTCAGCGAGCCAGTTATCGTGGATCTTGTTTCTTCCTACGGAGGCGTTTCAGCTGCCTTGAGTGTGTATGGAGGAGTTAAAAACATTAATGGCGATATCCTTGATGATAAAGGAAAGGAGCCGGAGCCCTGGTACCCTACCTCTTCAAATGCCAAGGTGGCGGGTGGTGACTTCGGTGACGCAGAATCGGGCACTGGAAGCTTGAGCTCCATGTACTATGAGGGCGTGGAGATTAATTTATCCACTATCAAGAATATGGACCCAGAGGACACATTTCCTGACGGATACGATTACGGGGGCAACCTCGGGCAGGCGGGTCTGGACTCCATGGCGTTTATCGGCGAGCTTTACCAGGTGGCAATGGATTCAGAAAATGTGGTAACCACCCTTTCGGATTCTGATTTTATAAAAAAGGGTGATGCATGCTCTACCGGTGCAGGTGAAGAGGCCATTAGTTATTCTAAGTTTGCGGTCGTCGATAGTTTTAATTTTTCCGGCGACAAGAAGTTCTGTGGCGTGCTCGTCTTCTTGGGGAGCGACCTGACACTTGGGGGTACCGCCTTGGTGGAAGGTTTGGTGCTCGCGGCGAATCCGCATACAAAGACAGTAGACAGCAGTACGGTTTTTGACTTCTCCAAGCGCTCACAGAACGTCAACCTGATGATCAATGGCGGTGGCTCCAGTGGCTCGGTATTCTTCAAC
The genomic region above belongs to Halomonas sp. YLGW01 and contains:
- a CDS encoding type IV pilin protein gives rise to the protein MTRAKYASGFTLIELMIAVAVIAILASIAYPSYTNYIQEARRTDAKATLMEVAGQLERCYTVTGDYRYRNADEDDCVDFTDLESDERFYDIAAPTLTASAFTLSADPKQAQASDTDCDPIRVTHQGIRTPDACW
- a CDS encoding GspH/FimT family pseudopilin, producing the protein MLAGKRGGSTGFTLIELLITMAVAIILATVAVPSFVDMINRQRFATEFNSVLIGLNLARSEAIKRREAVSYVVTEAGDSDAGTGWQWQVQDGVGEVIRQASGSGKISLDLDWLDSSDTPPTSITFNSLGRVKGGDCTPPCHIYLLKDEYGIRISRYGATARLGTPP
- a CDS encoding prepilin-type N-terminal cleavage/methylation domain-containing protein; the protein is MPRISSSGSCHMKGFTLVEALIALLVLSIGLLGVAGMQLKSLQSAHIGYQRSVATLAAVDAQERAWKYMAESDKRYCPGQDSEDAGALSSIQSAWKADWLTGTGVVLRDAGSVWKALDDCEYEAVVKWEESRAEGDGNFTYSFRLPNLN
- a CDS encoding prepilin-type N-terminal cleavage/methylation domain-containing protein: MRSSSRRQSGFSLVELMIAMVIGLIIVLGAGQLFLVGVQNFRQVELLGNKQAALTFSAEMVVRDIRRADNSTISWDESADPHTLSLEFLSVSNADGCSPGKSVKRHYYVSDGAAVSSLEGWSLMLDQQCGSASATTEPLVTGFAPNGQGFEVDVSQKADGIYTLTICLIAETGDTDCDLASEGMTFHAVNRVAALAK
- a CDS encoding pilus assembly PilX N-terminal domain-containing protein encodes the protein MKQQNGSALTVILVMLVMALMLGLSSIQSSLVDERMAGNYKASIQAYMGAEKAAADGVQYVNNIANSVVFDSYNIMNLHSIDWVEFTEGKGEALPAVNSSHGGACDAQVECYYRFFMDMGGEKYVAAMGAVVEGDRVIAVSEPVIVDLVSSYGGVSAALSVYGGVKNINGDILDDKGKEPEPWYPTSSNAKVAGGDFGDAESGTGSLSSMYYEGVEINLSTIKNMDPEDTFPDGYDYGGNLGQAGLDSMAFIGELYQVAMDSENVVTTLSDSDFIKKGDACSTGAGEEAISYSKFAVVDSFNFSGDKKFCGVLVFLGSDLTLGGTALVEGLVLAANPHTKTVDSSTVFDFSKRSQNVNLMINGGGSSGSVFFNETSVKQAFESIGVGENGYLDYLKGGSKSSLYTIGGWGAR